The DNA window aacaaaccaaaacacttttgttttcaagcccaccccgttatatttcagtacattattaggttgaaaagaccatacaaacgatcttttgttctggctacagatgacaggagactctgtaatagcatctgataggtttggagttgttaggacggtgtcattatgagcaaaaacacttgcaatcataggtcaacttcaaatggcgttttctcagctttttggctagaaagcagcattttggcgaattccacttattttcaacagatgattatgaaagaacggaaaggggtagagagacaccgtttttttctgatgacagatgagcgtctaagcTGTGCTTTGATAGGtgttgacacagacacagaactcaattttctgtgagcctccaaaaagcacccaaaatgctgaaaaatctctggcactgtgggttactcttttatgaaaatggctggcagccaatgagttaaggtcAAATTTTGAAGGTCAACAGGAAGTTACCTCATATCTCGGTGGTGCCTTCTCATATCATTACTAAACTTGGTACACATGATCTCCCCTATCCCTGAAAGACATATATTAAATTAGGTGCAAAATAACCACTAGGGGGCACAACAATAGGCAAAAATGTGTTAAGGTCCATATTTTACATACCAGAAAGGCTCTTGTAATCATGCTCTTGTAAACATGGCATCTCAAATTGCTACAATAAGAAAATTTTTCTCTGTTGGTGTGTCTTTTAGGcaatgtgtgacagtgtgtatgtgtgttgctcatgcaagaagggcaacgaatgcatgaGGGGCAACGCATGTATGAAGGGCATCAAATGCATgaggggcaagcatactccagcattttctgtgaggaaatgcaaacCAATGCGGCAaacatactattgttattcccccgtttctttttattatttgtatgcttGCCATAGCTGAAAGCaccggcgcacagcagccaatcaaatttgacaacaaagacaaacgcaccgtccaaacaggaagttagcgaatatctcagcaacgccttgacagatcttaacgaaatttctcacacatgatatGCAGTACAcccgaattcagtgcaatacggccactggggggcaCTACAGTTAGTAAAAATGTGTTTCTGCCAATAttatacataccaaacaggaagttagctcatgtctAGATGGTTAACtctatgttgtgtatgcatgaagggcagtatATGCATtaagggcaattcatgcatgaaaggcaaggcatgcatgaagggcaacgaatgcaagacgggcaagcatactccagcattttcagtgaggaaatgcaatctagttattattattattattattattattattattattattattattattattattattatttactctgATGTATACTGCCACTTATATGGGCCGTGGGTTGCTGGTTTGATTCTCAACCCCACTCGGTGGGGAATACCCTGCGCTCTGGAATACCCAATGCTCTGGTTCTGTTCCCTACCCAACCAGCGCTATGGTGTGGTTCCTGTCTCCGctcggtggggggtggggagtgaatgcatttctccaaaccatagttgttaactatgttagctactttgtttgttttcaatgtaatttccattggcaactacctaagttgctaactgactagcaactatagctttcgagaaacgcacccctgctttGGCTCCCGTACCCCGCTTGGTGAATCACCAGcactcttcccccatcctccgcaTGTGCTGTGTCACTATGGGAGTTGCCCATctggctctttctttctctcctccctccacttcAAGATGTTGCTGAAAGTCCTGACCGACTTCCTTcgcactcccccctcccctcccaggtCTCTGGGCGGACCCCCCTCCCTCAGGTATGCCAAGGTGTGCTATCACTTCGTGGCCCGCAACCCCAACGAGCTCTCCGTCACCCAGGGAGATATCTTGGAGgtaggagtgcacacacacacacacacacacacacacacacacacacacacacacacacacacacacacacacacacacacacacacacacacacacacacacacacacagtttgattattttatttgggaggaccaataattattgagaaacaatacagcgtaATGAATGCAGTACTATGTTTCTATGCTAACTGGATCGATGCAGGTATAGACCAAGACAGAGAAACACAGGCAGAcggagacagaaacacacacatgcaggtgttGGAGCAGGATAATATGTGTTGgagtaataaaataataataataacaataatacaaatTAATAATGATTAACCCTTTAGATCCTGGGGCAGGATAAGAACTGGTGGTGTTTGAGGAGTCGTAGTGGTCAGGAGGGATACGTCCCCTGCAACATCCTCAAGGCTACAGACCAACCGCCCCAACGCAGGAGCCCAGGAACTCTCATCTCACAGGTACACTcatcacacaggtacacacacacacacacacacacacccacacctggaACCTACAGACCAGCCGACTAAACGCAGGAGTCCAGGAACACTCATCAtcacacaggtacacatacacaaacacacacacgcacacacacacacaacattctgTCTACAGTCTACAGACTAGCTGACTTTGACATACTCTCGTCCCACACAGACATGGGCAGTcaagggtaagcagttagggcgtcagacttgtagcccaaaggttgccggttcgactaccgacccaccaggttggtggggggagtaattaaccagtgctctcccccatcctccatcatgactgaggtaccctgagcatggtaccatcccactgcACAGCTTccctggggcgccattgggggatgcccccttgcacgggtgaggcataaaatacaatttcgttgtgtgcagtgtgcagtgaacacttgtgtgctgtggagtgctgtgtcacaatgacaatgggcgttggagtttcccaggtgggctttccctTTCACAAAATACAGTGATACATcatacatctcctcttctgttggtgtgtgtgtagcctccACAGCAGAGTAAGGCCCATGCTTCCAGTGTGCCAGTGAGTCCGTACCCGCCCACCGCCCCCATCACCAGCGTGCCCGTCACTGCCCCCGTGAGCGTGCACGTAAGCCCACCAGTGAGTGCGCCAGTGAATGCACCAGTGACATCAGTGGCCGTGAGCGGAGCCGAGCGAATAGGGAGGTCCCGGTCACCACAGCCACCCGACAGTCAGTATACGGAGTCTCTAATCATACTACTCTTTTAGTATTCTCCTCTCTTATACTACTCTCTCAATCACCCAACAGTCAGTATACCGAGTATCTAATCATACTACTCTTTTAATAAACTGACTCTCTAATCTACTTGATTCTGTGGTCTTGTGTTCCAATTATAACGGCTAAGGGGAGTTTTGCAGCACTCTGTTTCGCATTGTACTCCAACTCTCCTTATTTGTTATAAATCAAACACAAACTCACGGCCTCTCActtaaatattacattacacactatactacactacactctatACTACACGACACACTATTCTACTATTACCACAGCCCCtttagaacagccttgccactcagtattaagccccattgtaccagcaattttggctgcagttccatCAAGATTTCCACTAGGGGCATCGGCGGAGAAACTTCAACAAGGGTTTTACATCAAAAGTTTAATAAAGAATTACACAtccgttttatttttttacagggGGAGTTTTTGTTGCGCTAACATTTTGCTAAGTGTGTGatgtcatagacacttaaaatcactttttaagcatgtGCGTGGCTCAAAAAATCTAAAACtgagccgtgggtattttctatccATACTCTTTCGAAAACAACATTCTAatgacaagagaaaaaaaaaatattgagataaaggcaccatgaggggttttgctccatcgACCTGTTCAGAAGTCACGTCACACTGAATGCGTGCACATCAttgactcacacacaccagagagggtGGTACTGGtctctaggggcgccaacagaggagtgcagactccattccgAATGAATTGGCTGCGCTATCTCGACAGcggcccctaggtgaactgcaggcatggataaaATAGGAAGTGGGtaggctgtatgtaaaactggctgtgaacacacacgggtcaaagacgtccaacatgacactgtccttcagtgctaacagttgcttttgcttactgtaactgtggaaaacatgaaatttcaaaacaattttttgaaaagtgaatgcatgaatgcCAAGCCAAAAGAATAATTTAAGAAAAAAATCtctcttttttgcatttacagtaagcaaaagtatccgttgcacggaaggacatgttggacgtctttgacccacacacacaaacagacagtgcagaccttaaagacagaagacctgccgtcctgattccgaaaagtacacttgttatgctatttcgaGAGGGAAGCGggtgttccagaagcataggaaatGTTTGTTGTACAAGACATTAAACGTGCTGACTGGACTGAgaacaccatcaggaatgcccgtgtctgtggtgcccactgcatatcttaAGTTAGCGTGACCATTCGTTTTCTTATTCCGGAAAACACACCGGGCTAttttctgtacaagtgaacgttgcatggtcgattctgctccaacgatCTGCACGCAGCCAAAAATCTGTTTACAAAAAGTAAAGGGGTATatgggactccattcattctggtctccaaaAATTGAGAGGttggataagggtggaactgcaaCTAAACTTGCCTCTTTCGGAAACTTGAAATGTACCGTGAAACCAACCAGTGGTGTATCTGGTCTTCCTAGAAAATCTGTGCTATTACACCCCTTACTGTATTCTGGTTTCCCCTTTCTGTATCATCTAGTACAGAAAgatccgcccacccaatgcaaaggagtgtgctcaagtttgatCAGAGGGGGTTCACTCACTAGTGGTCACCGGCGGTACTGCAGGTAGTTGGCGGTCTCGGGCTAGTGGAAGACGAAAGGGTGTCCATGGagctttggtttggtttggtttggtttggtttatttatggatataggaaagACAATGTATCAAAGGGATGACACGTAAAAATTTTAACACTTGTTTCCAACATGGTCTCTGTGTTCCGTTTTCCACTTACTGTATCCACTTACTGTGTTCCTTTATCCACTTCCTGTATCCCTCCCTGCAGGTCGTACGCAGGTGAATGACGAGCTTCTCCAGCGGATTACGTCCAATAAGAGTACAGCTCCGGCGCGTAACTATCGCGTGGACCCGCCCACCTCcttccccacccccctcacaGATCAATCGGAGGCCTGGGAAGTCAAGACATGGCTCAATGCCAAGGGCTTCAGCAAGATGTGAGATATGtggctaagggtgtgtgtgtgtgtgtgtgtgtgtgtgtgtgtgtgtgtgtgtgtgtgtgtgtgtgtgtgtgtgtgtgtgtgtgtgtgtgctgctgctgctctggatACAGTCCCCTAACACCCCGGACATTATTGTTGTTGATGACACTGAGGACCATCACTGTattggaaataggatgctgctttgacgCATATAGGacttgtgctttgctgaaaaatgtgtgaGTTCATGTATTGACAGACAGTGGCTACACAACATCCATGGTtgcacttatctatggtagcctaggtcatgttcataggctgtgtgtgagaggactgcaaatagccggcttaaataagaaaaaagcaaagcagctgGCTAAGTATTGCTCACTTTCTGCAGTTATAGACAGTTTGAATACAGTATATGGAGAaagagatgccacttgtatccttgaagaggctgtagaccactataatttggtatttatgtaaaagacacattattgtttctttaacattgtttggggtaCTGTactgttttctcaataattattggtgtGCAAATATGTTATAtcccctacagagagagagagagagagatccctcaATTGGTGGATCCTACATGCATCcttccggagagagagagagagagagagagagagagagagagagagagagagagagagagagagagagagagagagagagagagacagagagagaggagagagagagagagacagggagagagagagagagagagaagagagagaaagggagagaggatagagagagagagagagagagagagagagagagagagagagagagagagagagagagagagatccctcaTCCTTTTGAGCAGTTGTGGAGGGAAACCTGGTCTTCTAGGTTCACACAATACAAGGGCAGTCACCATAGTAgtgtagtcataaatggaggttccgtgaccaacctctggcaacaatgttttgatgattgatttgacctctatggaccctttagaaaagatttagcccccatgtccctcgcaaaaatcccgggcttttttgctagagagccaaattcaaaatggcgtccgacggcatctctaaaaaataacttttgatctgaatgacctagaatcatgtatgaaggcactttttcatatgagtcaaccatgaggattccaaatctgacatcattttggtaataaaacttcgttttgacggcgaaattcaagatggccgccatctagaaccgttattttcgacctttttaggccgtcaccgcccaaaattatcatatttggactgggaacctccaatttgtgtgactccatttctcatgtaaagatattgagagaatagctgatctacaagcccagaatttctcacattgggaggcgtagtgggcttgtagatgggctattttaacaatgtgtcttttttaataggctattatttgacaatttggccgatattttagcattgtttgatgattactttggatgcagtgatggtctttcactttgagagtccttacatcatgaccccaccccccccaaaaacagtgggtcttgacccacaggttgagaaccacttatcaagTAGAAAAACCCtacacgtttcacattttccaagcattcttgcacagagaggcccgttgaggaactcgaggcaagagctgctgaaatggaagaagtgcgctcacagcagtgatcaacttggttgaagacagtcagtttgtgaagctcccccagctgcaagaacactgtgttgttgaggaatgtgtggtcttattcaaccccaatagcacatacaggaagacgcagaagagcaagctcatctcgaagatctccctctaccctgttttgatttaagaatcctatcttgctctaattggcataggcatgatctggagcagggtttcccaaactggggtgtgtgcacccctaggggtgcgcggcctgccttaagggggtgcgcgagctgaatagagcaatggaggatatggtagtttttttatccagtattaatgaacattaagtagtttttaattgtatggtgcattgtatgctggaagggtccatctgaagtgtagtttaattccaaggctattggaaaagagaattccccaaaaacgactgtgcttaatatgcagtgaatgagcagtgaatccatacttgtgtggccatcagcacaccaaaatattcgctgagggggtgcgcgaaccacattgaaatgtacaagggggtgcgcagggaaaaaagtttgggcacccctgatctggaggatgggaactccatcagcagaagattggcagacacaggacggcaccctatacaagtaggttgggctatgcccaaaagctgtcatgcatcatccttgccttctcatgctcccagtatcatcggtgccaatgatccctatgatacactatacttaacaaaagaagacgaacgagacctgcgcatacatggtaatgcacatacatacacatgaaattgacaagttcccatctgccaagtctctcaaaatgttattgtgtagtgtcaaaaacaagaaaaagactgcaccattgagcagtctgaagctcttcactgttaatgatggtcaatgacagtcaggttgtagtggccctgttgttattgatgcagctgatataccgatgtctacggcagcttcctggcatgctaagcattaagagagacaaagagacggtcctcttctgtgaccttttgacagaagagatggcagacaACCTGTAAagcagtgtagctgcacaatgccatgatgccaactcaaggttctatgaaaaaggaaaatcatcagtgtatgagctcccagggtcacccctatgttgcccgggagctatgttcccgagtcctatgtccccctgccaccggggaacttagaacccttttttcaaaaaggggttctattcctgctgcttccaagtagactgctgccgcatgactagcgagggttgttgttagagttagggttagggttaggctgccactgttcgcaaacttgacatgaaatacgcatggcaaccgttcgtgcaagagatatgcatgtgaagcatcctgggccatacaatgcggggaacatgggacccttttgagaaaaagggtcggtagttcctcagtcccatacaaagaccgggtacaggacccggggaagctatacgctatactctcaaccatgtttgagtggtgatgggtggttctttagtgtggggtgacacactagatacggcaagtagttgggacagagttggcataagctgtctgcatatggagggagacagataaaagactttctcttcatggtcttcgacttggaagcacaggcttcagccatggtgctacttttcttgtctgcatagatcatctgtaTCGTGAACACAAGCAGCTGTTGTGAACAGAGAGTAAccgagagttgctgccttgccacagagctctttatcaccttatcatgtactgatgattttcctttttcatagaaccctacaggtaagttggcatcacagcctgtaaaatagtgtagctgcacaatgcagtctgccatctcttgtcagcaggtcatggaagaggacagtctcttcgtttctcttaatgcttagcatgccaggaagctgccgtagacatcggtatcagctgcatcaataacaacagggccactacaacctgactgtcattgaccatcataaacagtgaagagcttcagactgctcaatggtgtagtctttttcttgtttttgacactacacaataacattttgaaagacttggcagatgggaacttgtcaatttcatgtgtatgtatgtgcattaccatgtatgcgcaggtcccgttcgtcttcttttgttaagtatggtgtatcgtactagggatcactggcaccgatgatactgggagcatgagaaggcaaggatgatggataacagcttttgggcatagcccaacctacttgtaacgggtgccgtcctgtgcctgccaatcttctgctgatggagttcccatcctccagatcatgcctatgtcaattagagcagagtttctcaaagaggggcgcaagccttcctgggggggcgcggaggcatcacagtgtgacatctaacaccccccccccccaaaaaaaaaagatttcctatatggccaataagccaatatgtttaaacaagcccccctcaccaacattatattattcattgtcattgatttgaatagaataggaaatgaacacacatctacactgcattcgactgcagtccctctttgttttatctcacctttcctttaattctgtgcagcaatcgcaaaatcagtttgcgcaagtactgcttttgcttagaaaccatttatttactaatttacctcaggtcagacataactatgatagcgccagccagaagtgatttttaccccacaaaaggggggaggggccacggaggcatccagaccctctgaggggcaaatgatgggaaaagtttgagaacggctgaattagagcaagataggattcttaaatcaaaacagggtggagggagctcttcgagatgagcttgctcttctgcgtcttcctgtatgtgccattggggttgaataagaccacacattcctcaacaacacagtgttcttgcagctgggggagcttcacaaactgactgtcttcaaccaagttgatcactgctgtgagcgcacttcttcaatttcagcagctcttgcctcgagttcctcaacaggCTTCTCTGTGccagaatgcttggaaaatgtgaaacgtgaaggtctttttttaactagataagtggttctcaacctgtgggtcaagaccccctgatttggggggtggggtcatactgtaaggactctcaaagtaaaagaccatcactgcatccaaagtaatcatcaaacaatgctaaaatacctgccaaattgtcaaataatagcctacaaaaaagacacattgtttaaatagcccatctacagtacaagcccactacgccccacaatgtgaggaattctgggcttgtagatcagatattcgctcaatatctttacatgagaaatggagtcacacaaattgggaggttcccagtccaaatatgataattttgggcgatgacggcctaaaaaggtcgaaaataacggttctagatggcggccatcttgaatttcgctgtcaaaacaaagttttataaccaaaatgatgtcagatttggaatcctcatggttggcttgtatgaaaaagtgccttcatacatgattctaggtcatccagatcaaaagttattttttagagatgccgctggacgccattttgaatttgcctctcttgcaaaaaagcccgggatttttgcgagggacatgggggctaaatcttttctaaagggtccatagaggtcaaatcaatcatcaaaacattgttgccagaggttggtcacggaacctccatttatgactacacTATAGGTGCCGATTTTTTTTATGCCTGTGGGTGCTCACGGTTCCCAaccgggggtcgcgacccacagaGTTGGTCACTTTATTCATGAGTTGGTCACTTTATTTGAATGTGTAGGCTAAAtaataattgtaggcctatcctatttattttccttgtgggtgtcaaatcaatattttaaaataaaatcacctatatttgaattgaaaatggaattacattacaatcattggtgtaggcctataactTGGAACGCAAAGCCCAGGCCATTGCTGGTGCCTTCTATACTAGTCGGCATTATGAATAAAGGTGCCAGTTCATAGCTACACGGACCTTAAGATCACACATCATCCTTTGCCTTAATACAATGAaaccatgcatgatgtgaatgttGTATGTCTTAAGTAGGATACACTTTTACCAAGCCTAGCAGTATTGTGCAGTAGCCAGACTGCGTCCAAACAggatatcaataataataataataataataaacaacagcAACGTGTGcgcccacagtgaattcagactggcgttcagCCACGCTCTTTAGATTtagaacatgaacacacatatcacacacaaaaCCTACGTCACAGAAAGATGTTGAAATGTTAGGTTCGAGTCCAACAATGCATGACGCATGTGGCCATGCACTTCATGCTAGCTATGTTCAAAATAGGCTACTCATGACTAAAGCCAACAGTGATAGCAGGCAGAACAGCAAAATAAAATGGCGAAatcatccaacagcgcacaacaaaaTTATGGATATGTATAGACTCCACTTGATCATCCCAGCACTTAGACCCAGAGTAGAGAAAAATGACCATAACAGATAAAAcggcacacggcggtgctacacatgggataTCGCAGGATGATATGACAGTGAATGACTTACCACTTTGCAGGCTAAACTTTACGACTGCAAACCTTTGTCTGTAATAAGTCCTAGCTTGTACTGAAAAGCAGGTTTAGATCCTTCCATAACTTCCATAACCTGTGAAATAATGCAGTATAATCAAACAGCTTCACACATAGCCTGTGACAGAACTCCTTCTACTTCTGAACCGTCTGCATAGACGCGGCACTGTTCTGAAAATTCATGCCGGACATTTTCAGTCTAGATTAGTCCAATGAAGACTTCAACGGGATTTTACGAATGTAATAttactgtaatataatatgtATTTATTATAATTAATGTAATATATTAACTTTTCTGAATCTAACACCCAACATGTTTTATcaatatctgctatctcgaagaggtctgctatCATCATAAGGACTGATACCATCGAAGGGAGAGTAATCAACTCCAttgggcaaaagccctgtatgccatatggtcaaTCCAACCATTTTTCTATGGTTACTGTCTGATTGTGTAGAAGAGCAACCGCACCACAGAGGAAAAAAGGATCGGCGGGTGAAGTATCTTACGTTACAAGATGACAAATTATAATACCTTACGTTACAACATGACAGTTGTAATGCAAATGCCATTTCATCTATGAACTTTTCTCGTGAAAAATACTACTTTAGTGCTCGGATTTGTCCGTGGGTGCCCACCGATTcccgtgggtgcccgggccctggagcGCCCATGGTTTCGGCGCCTATGGCAGTCACGAATATGACAAGCTGTGGTTTTAATGGTTTGCCTATGTGATAAGatatcctgtgcgtgtgtgt is part of the Engraulis encrasicolus isolate BLACKSEA-1 chromosome 9, IST_EnEncr_1.0, whole genome shotgun sequence genome and encodes:
- the eps8b gene encoding epidermal growth factor receptor kinase substrate 8, with amino-acid sequence MLLKVLTDFLRTPPSPPRSLGGPPSLRYAKVCYHFVARNPNELSVTQGDILEILGQDKNWWCLRSRSGQEGYVPCNILKATDQPPQRRSPGTLISQPPQQSKAHASSVPVSPYPPTAPITSVPVTAPVSVHVSPPVSAPVNAPVTSVAVSGAERIGRSRSPQPPDSRTQVNDELLQRITSNKSTAPARNYRVDPPTSFPTPLTDQSEAWEVKTWLNAKGFSKMTVSCLGILSGAQLFSLTKDELKAVCGDEGSRVYSQVTVQKTQLEQFQGTTELEVIMRRRQEEVDAFTY